In the Quercus lobata isolate SW786 chromosome 5, ValleyOak3.0 Primary Assembly, whole genome shotgun sequence genome, one interval contains:
- the LOC115989626 gene encoding splicing factor U2af large subunit B-like isoform X1, with the protein MSDYASIDNEERREPESEPGRSSPFDARHSHHKQNSRGSDRERLRVRERNRDRETDGDRHHRDYRDRSMRDDKGRGKYDDYDRHQSSHYDRHRSYGGDRERRHRHRSRSSSRDGSKNESRSDSRSRSRSKSKRTSGFDMAPSNADVLHGAAVPVQPPVVSQSMPGIVQNMLPFGTSQLGAIPLMPIQAMTQQATRHARRVYVGGLPPIANEQTIATFFSSVMAAIGGNSSGQGDAVVNVYINHEKKFAFVEMRTVEEASNAMALDGIIFEGVAVRVRRPTDYNPALAAALGPSQPSPHLNLSAVGLTPGLIGGAEGPDRIFVGGLPYYFTEAQIRELLQAFGPLRGFDLVKDKDTGVSKGYGFCVYQDPAVTDIACAALTGLKMGDKILTVRRATASLGQSKTEQEMILAQAQQHITMHKMALIAGGLNLPGVAPVANAEPATKVLCLTEAITVEQLRNDQEYEEISEDMRDECSKFGTLVGIIIPRPDQNGDWIPGVGKVFLEYSDISGCANARNALNGRKFGGNVVSAVYYPEDKYYIKDYGA; encoded by the exons ATGTCCGATTACGCCTCTATTGACAACGAAGAAAGACGCGAACCCGAATCCGAACCCGGTCGCTCTTCTCCTTTCGATGCTCGCCATTCGCATCACAAg CAAAATTCGCGTGGATCAGATCGTGAGAGGTTGAGGGTTAGAGAGCGAAATCGGGATAGGGAAACAGATGGAGACCGTCATCACAGGGACTATAGGGATAGAAGTATGAGGGATGATAAAGGAAGGGGCAAGTATGATGATTATGACCGTCATCAAAGCAGCCATTATGACAG GCACCGTTCTTATGGCGGAGACAGAGAGAGGAGGCATAGACATAGATCACGATCCTCTTCTAGGGATGGATCTAAGAACGAATCCAGATCAGACTCTCGTTCTCGTTCTCGATCAAAAAG CAAACGAACAAGTGGTTTTGACATGGCACCATCTAATGCCGATGTGCTGCATGGTGCTGCTGTTCCAG TGCAACCACCAGTTGTTTCTCAATCAATGCCAGGAATCGTACAGAACATGTTACCTTTTGGGACATCACAG CTGGGAGCTATTCCCCTAATGCCAATCCAAGCCATGACCCAGCAG gCTACAAGGCATGCACGACGGGTATATGTTGGTGGGCTTCCTCCAATTGCAAATGAGCAG ACAATTGCAACTTTCTTTAGCTCTGTCATGGCAGCAATTGGTGGAAATTCTTCTGGTCAAG GTGATGCAGTAGTCAATGTCTACATTAATCATGAGAAGAAGTTTGCATTTGTGGAGATGAGAACTGTTGAAGAAGCAAGTAATGCGATGGCATTAGATGGGATTATATTTGAG GGGGTTGCTGTGAGGGTGCGAAGGCCTACAGACTACAATCCTGCATTAGCTGCAGCACTTGGTCCTAGCCAACCAAGTCCTCATCTCAACTTATCTGCTGTTGGGCTCACACCAGG TTTAATTGGTGGAGCAGAGGGTCCTGATCGTATCTTTGTTGGTGGACTACCATACTACTTTACTGAAGCACAGATAAGAGAATTGCTACAGGCCTTTGG ACCTCTCCGTGGGTTCGATCTTGTTAAGGATAAAGACACAGGAGTCTCTAAAGGATATGGTTTCTGCGTCTATCAG GATCCAGCTGTGACAGACATTGCTTGTGCTGCTCTTACTGGCTTGAAAATGGGTGATAAAATCCTAACGGTCAGGCGTGCTACTGCcag CTTGGGGCAGTCCAAAACAGAACAGGAAATGATCTTAGCACAGGCACAACAGCATATAACTATGCAC AAAATGGCTTTGATAGCTGGTGGTTTGAATCTTCCTGGGGTAGCACCAGTAGCAAATGCAGAACCTGCAACTAAAGTTTTATGCTTGACTGAG GCAATTACTGTGGAGCAACTGAGGAATGATCAAGAGTATGAAGAAATCTCCGAAGACATGCGGGATGAATGCAGCAAATTTG GAACTTTGGTGGGCATCATTATTCCTCGTCCAGATCAAAATGGAGACTGGATCCCAGGTGTTGGAAAG GTGTTCTTGGAGTATTCTGATATCTCTGGTTGTGCTAATGCAAGGAATGCACTGAATGGGAGGAAATTTGGAGGCAATGTAGTGAGTGCCGTTTATTATCCAGAAGACAAATATTATATCAAAGATTATGGGGCTTAA
- the LOC115989626 gene encoding splicing factor U2af large subunit A-like isoform X2, with amino-acid sequence MTGTVLMAETERGGIDIDHDPLLGMDLRTNPDQTLVLVLDQKANEQVVLTWHHLMPMCCMVLLFQEAMLDYMSHCGTPRRDCCRSYVQWRINALIGWILFASHRQQFPFVQPPVVSQSMPGIVQNMLPFGTSQLGAIPLMPIQAMTQQATRHARRVYVGGLPPIANEQTIATFFSSVMAAIGGNSSGQGDAVVNVYINHEKKFAFVEMRTVEEASNAMALDGIIFEGVAVRVRRPTDYNPALAAALGPSQPSPHLNLSAVGLTPGLIGGAEGPDRIFVGGLPYYFTEAQIRELLQAFGPLRGFDLVKDKDTGVSKGYGFCVYQDPAVTDIACAALTGLKMGDKILTVRRATASLGQSKTEQEMILAQAQQHITMHKMALIAGGLNLPGVAPVANAEPATKVLCLTEAITVEQLRNDQEYEEISEDMRDECSKFGTLVGIIIPRPDQNGDWIPGVGKVFLEYSDISGCANARNALNGRKFGGNVVSAVYYPEDKYYIKDYGA; translated from the exons ATGACAG GCACCGTTCTTATGGCGGAGACAGAGAGAGGAGGCATAGACATAGATCACGATCCTCTTCTAGGGATGGATCTAAGAACGAATCCAGATCAGACTCTCGTTCTCGTTCTCGATCAAAAAG CAAACGAACAAGTGGTTTTGACATGGCACCATCTAATGCCGATGTGCTGCATGGTGCTGCTGTTCCAG GAGGCAATGTTGGACTACATGTCCCACTGTGGTACACCTCGGCGTGACTGCTGTAGATCTTATGTTCAATGGAGAATCAATGCACTGATTGGCTGGATCTTGTTCGCCTCCCACCGGCAACAGTTTCCATTTG TGCAACCACCAGTTGTTTCTCAATCAATGCCAGGAATCGTACAGAACATGTTACCTTTTGGGACATCACAG CTGGGAGCTATTCCCCTAATGCCAATCCAAGCCATGACCCAGCAG gCTACAAGGCATGCACGACGGGTATATGTTGGTGGGCTTCCTCCAATTGCAAATGAGCAG ACAATTGCAACTTTCTTTAGCTCTGTCATGGCAGCAATTGGTGGAAATTCTTCTGGTCAAG GTGATGCAGTAGTCAATGTCTACATTAATCATGAGAAGAAGTTTGCATTTGTGGAGATGAGAACTGTTGAAGAAGCAAGTAATGCGATGGCATTAGATGGGATTATATTTGAG GGGGTTGCTGTGAGGGTGCGAAGGCCTACAGACTACAATCCTGCATTAGCTGCAGCACTTGGTCCTAGCCAACCAAGTCCTCATCTCAACTTATCTGCTGTTGGGCTCACACCAGG TTTAATTGGTGGAGCAGAGGGTCCTGATCGTATCTTTGTTGGTGGACTACCATACTACTTTACTGAAGCACAGATAAGAGAATTGCTACAGGCCTTTGG ACCTCTCCGTGGGTTCGATCTTGTTAAGGATAAAGACACAGGAGTCTCTAAAGGATATGGTTTCTGCGTCTATCAG GATCCAGCTGTGACAGACATTGCTTGTGCTGCTCTTACTGGCTTGAAAATGGGTGATAAAATCCTAACGGTCAGGCGTGCTACTGCcag CTTGGGGCAGTCCAAAACAGAACAGGAAATGATCTTAGCACAGGCACAACAGCATATAACTATGCAC AAAATGGCTTTGATAGCTGGTGGTTTGAATCTTCCTGGGGTAGCACCAGTAGCAAATGCAGAACCTGCAACTAAAGTTTTATGCTTGACTGAG GCAATTACTGTGGAGCAACTGAGGAATGATCAAGAGTATGAAGAAATCTCCGAAGACATGCGGGATGAATGCAGCAAATTTG GAACTTTGGTGGGCATCATTATTCCTCGTCCAGATCAAAATGGAGACTGGATCCCAGGTGTTGGAAAG GTGTTCTTGGAGTATTCTGATATCTCTGGTTGTGCTAATGCAAGGAATGCACTGAATGGGAGGAAATTTGGAGGCAATGTAGTGAGTGCCGTTTATTATCCAGAAGACAAATATTATATCAAAGATTATGGGGCTTAA